In the Paenibacillus pabuli genome, one interval contains:
- a CDS encoding endospore germination permease has protein sequence MSREKGEITIWLSFSIILLSAGLVCHVLSIPAILDKAGRDGWLSVAAAAPFFMLFLCMMFVIIRRVRGQRLTDWITREFGAVPSWIFRISASLLLLALGTHTLYETTNWTVSTYLQFTPPYVLAGCGALVAAWAAAKGIRSIAMTSSILLPFVILLGYFVMSANMKYKDYGQLFPIMEYGAGPVLKGMIYSLAGLMEIWILMLFQHDVKGKIRWWHLLLLGLFMLSMAAGPTLGAIVEFGPEEAAKQRNSPYEQWKLVNIGKLLQHVDFLSIYQWLSGSFARVAISIYLIVDLLDFRRPRKRYIAVLSVTFIMCFVAIQWWRIDYVDYYVNRIQFPVMLAYVSVVTVLLTLAAFIHKKDKEAPAHADHNHAHKGPSSG, from the coding sequence ATGAGCCGTGAAAAGGGAGAAATCACGATATGGCTGTCCTTTTCGATCATCTTGCTCAGTGCCGGACTGGTATGCCATGTTTTATCTATTCCGGCGATTCTGGACAAGGCTGGCAGAGACGGCTGGCTATCTGTAGCGGCGGCTGCACCTTTCTTCATGCTTTTTCTATGTATGATGTTCGTCATCATTCGCCGGGTAAGGGGTCAGCGCCTGACCGACTGGATCACGCGGGAATTCGGTGCTGTACCTTCCTGGATCTTCCGTATTTCGGCCTCTCTTCTGCTGCTTGCACTTGGGACACATACCTTATATGAGACCACGAACTGGACGGTATCCACTTATCTGCAATTCACCCCGCCATATGTGCTAGCAGGATGCGGAGCGTTGGTTGCCGCCTGGGCGGCCGCCAAAGGGATCCGGTCCATTGCGATGACATCAAGTATCCTGCTCCCTTTCGTGATCCTGCTCGGATATTTTGTGATGTCAGCCAACATGAAATACAAGGACTACGGCCAGCTGTTCCCGATCATGGAATACGGTGCCGGTCCCGTCCTGAAAGGTATGATCTATTCACTCGCCGGACTAATGGAGATCTGGATATTGATGCTGTTTCAGCACGATGTCAAAGGCAAAATCCGCTGGTGGCATCTTCTGCTGCTTGGACTATTCATGCTTAGTATGGCGGCTGGCCCCACGCTGGGAGCTATTGTTGAATTCGGTCCGGAGGAAGCAGCCAAGCAGCGGAATAGCCCCTATGAACAATGGAAGCTGGTGAATATCGGAAAATTGCTCCAGCACGTGGACTTCCTATCCATCTATCAATGGCTGAGCGGTTCATTTGCCAGAGTCGCCATCTCCATCTATCTCATTGTGGATCTGCTTGATTTTCGCAGGCCCAGGAAGAGATACATTGCTGTATTGTCAGTCACATTCATTATGTGCTTCGTAGCTATACAGTGGTGGCGAATTGATTACGTCGATTATTATGTGAACCGCATTCAGTTTCCCGTGATGCTCGCTTATGTATCTGTTGTCACTGTCCTGTTGACCCTTGCCGCATTCATACACAAAAAAGACAAGGAGGCTCCTGCCCATGCCGATCACAACCACGCCCACAAAGGTCCCTCATCCGGCTGA
- a CDS encoding spore germination protein produces MPITTTPTKVPHPAEPFRINEHNLTTFFAGSDDVIISSHMIGESPAQIVIVYCSGMVDSKSIYDIILPELTRAYERTHFLRTSDIERSITLQWTLMDLEDKAFGPKLMSLRVFEGHMLICIPSLQVMWSMDISNIPTRTPEESTTEVSIRGARDGFIERMSVNITLIRTRLRTADLACNIELIGSRSVTKVALMYIKNIANPELINDVQNRLRKIDTERIMTANELEELLSPSKLTLFPLTHYTGRPDFAAECLLNGRFILIVDGNPSVIIGPVNLFLLLKSPEDASFPFLSVNMGRMLRFIGLLVTIFLPGFYIALTSFHMDQLPFPLVATISVGRMGLPMESGVEMFLIMLLMELFREAGVRLPSAIGQTLTVVGGLIIGDSAIRAGMVSPLMIVVIAVTVVAGATIVNQVMTSSVLILRFFCYVLGASLGIYGFILSIILFLIYLTDLKSFGIPYLTPLTPLNFKQALASLFKLPKGWMKRRPVYLETQKPRKEGNDR; encoded by the coding sequence ATGCCGATCACAACCACGCCCACAAAGGTCCCTCATCCGGCTGAACCTTTTCGAATCAATGAGCATAATTTGACGACGTTCTTTGCCGGATCGGACGATGTCATCATCAGCAGCCATATGATCGGGGAGTCTCCCGCACAGATCGTCATCGTGTATTGCAGCGGTATGGTCGACAGCAAATCCATATATGATATTATTCTTCCCGAATTGACGCGCGCTTACGAGCGCACTCACTTCCTTCGTACATCGGATATTGAGAGATCCATTACCCTGCAATGGACCCTTATGGATCTAGAGGACAAGGCATTCGGTCCGAAACTGATGTCCCTCCGAGTATTCGAAGGTCATATGCTGATCTGCATACCATCACTGCAGGTGATGTGGAGCATGGATATCTCCAATATTCCTACACGTACGCCGGAGGAATCCACAACGGAAGTGTCCATCCGGGGAGCAAGAGACGGTTTTATCGAACGGATGTCCGTCAATATTACGTTGATTCGTACACGTCTGCGTACAGCCGATCTGGCTTGTAATATCGAATTAATCGGTTCACGTTCAGTGACCAAAGTAGCTCTGATGTATATCAAAAATATTGCCAACCCTGAACTGATTAATGATGTCCAGAATCGGCTGCGCAAGATTGATACGGAACGCATCATGACAGCCAACGAGCTGGAGGAATTGTTATCTCCATCGAAGCTCACATTGTTTCCGTTAACCCATTACACGGGCCGACCTGATTTTGCAGCAGAATGCCTGTTGAATGGCCGTTTCATTCTCATCGTGGATGGTAATCCCAGTGTCATCATCGGTCCGGTAAATCTGTTTCTGCTTCTCAAATCACCTGAGGACGCCAGTTTTCCGTTCCTCTCGGTGAATATGGGCCGCATGCTGCGCTTCATCGGACTATTGGTAACCATATTCCTGCCTGGCTTCTATATCGCGCTGACTTCATTTCATATGGACCAGCTGCCGTTTCCGCTTGTTGCCACGATCTCGGTTGGACGGATGGGTCTGCCGATGGAATCGGGTGTGGAGATGTTTCTCATTATGCTTCTGATGGAGTTGTTCCGGGAAGCAGGAGTACGGCTTCCCAGCGCCATTGGTCAGACGCTGACCGTTGTTGGTGGTTTGATTATCGGGGATTCAGCCATTCGGGCGGGAATGGTCTCTCCGCTCATGATTGTCGTCATTGCCGTAACGGTAGTCGCCGGGGCAACCATCGTGAATCAGGTGATGACCAGTTCGGTTCTGATTCTGCGCTTTTTCTGTTATGTACTTGGAGCTTCCCTTGGCATATACGGGTTCATTCTGTCCATTATCCTGTTCCTGATCTATCTGACCGATCTCAAGTCATTCGGCATTCCTTACCTGACACCACTGACACCGCTTAATTTCAAACAGGCCCTGGCTTCTCTGTTCAAGCTCCCGAAGGGTTGGATGAAACGCAGACCCGTCTATCTTGAAACGCAAAAGCCGCGCAAAGAAGGTAACGATCGATGA
- a CDS encoding Ger(x)C family spore germination protein, which translates to MKRHMRRWSLGLLSLVLCLVTSGCWSAYEIQQVDYAKAIGVDYKDGMYHVYVQTMDFASVAKSESSTKNEEPPPIWVGHATGKTLNLAINELFRSAQLHIAWGHVTAIVMAESILTSNHIKGVFDMLGRFPESRYTTWVYGTREPLEDILSATSIYNMSPLDSILHNPLPTFLEESLFPPVLSFKLIATHNDPSTTTYLPSIALNKEHWSQNKKKHELFVIEGAFFERTGVNFEYLSRSKLPGYHWLLKDMRRAPLMIEKDGTIYGVLSVGLPNLKIKPVVKGNDVHFNIDAKYLTALYEYLTPISYDEMVQFSEKTLRKQILQTYREGLRRGVDVYGLQEKLYRKNPGLWRKLSNNGSKMILTEDSIQNLNIKITIPYTGKFRRRV; encoded by the coding sequence ATGAAACGGCATATGCGAAGGTGGTCGTTAGGACTACTAAGCCTTGTTCTGTGTCTAGTGACCAGCGGTTGCTGGAGTGCCTATGAGATTCAGCAGGTTGACTATGCCAAAGCGATCGGCGTCGATTATAAAGACGGGATGTATCACGTGTACGTTCAGACCATGGACTTTGCCAGTGTAGCCAAGAGTGAGAGCTCGACCAAAAATGAGGAACCCCCTCCCATATGGGTTGGACATGCAACGGGCAAAACATTGAACCTGGCTATAAATGAACTGTTCCGCAGTGCCCAACTCCATATTGCCTGGGGTCATGTGACGGCAATCGTTATGGCCGAAAGCATTCTGACAAGCAATCATATCAAGGGTGTGTTTGATATGCTCGGACGCTTCCCGGAATCCAGATATACGACTTGGGTGTATGGTACTCGTGAACCGCTGGAGGATATTCTGAGCGCGACATCCATCTACAACATGTCGCCGCTGGACAGCATTCTTCATAATCCACTCCCTACATTTTTGGAGGAGTCGCTCTTTCCTCCGGTGCTTAGTTTCAAGCTCATTGCCACCCATAACGATCCGTCCACGACAACCTATCTGCCGAGTATTGCCCTGAACAAGGAGCATTGGTCGCAGAACAAAAAGAAACATGAACTGTTTGTCATTGAGGGTGCCTTTTTCGAACGAACCGGGGTTAATTTCGAATATTTGTCTCGCAGTAAGCTTCCAGGATACCACTGGCTGCTCAAGGATATGCGGCGTGCACCATTGATGATTGAGAAGGATGGAACCATCTATGGGGTCCTCAGTGTGGGCCTGCCCAACCTTAAGATCAAGCCTGTTGTTAAGGGGAATGACGTTCACTTCAATATCGATGCGAAGTACCTGACCGCCTTGTACGAATATCTCACCCCCATTTCCTATGATGAAATGGTCCAGTTTAGCGAGAAGACGTTACGGAAACAAATCTTGCAAACGTACCGTGAAGGGCTGCGGCGCGGAGTCGATGTGTATGGACTTCAGGAGAAGCTGTACCGTAAGAATCCAGGTCTGTGGCGTAAGCTATCGAACAATGGTTCCAAGATGATCCTGACGGAAGACTCCATTCAGAACCTGAACATCAAGATCACCATTCCCTATACGGGTAAATTCCGAAGAAGAGTATAG